A stretch of the Filimonas lacunae genome encodes the following:
- a CDS encoding TetR/AcrR family transcriptional regulator, whose translation MRPRNTDKQELVQQKAIEMLVTDGFEGFSVNKLAKACEISVATLYIYYKDKDDLVIKIATEEAKKMGDAMLRDFSPDLSLEDGLRIQWRNRYEWLLEQPHTYRMFEQLRNSTYQERIVGSLTTPFKESMSSFLKNAIDRGELPKMPLEVFWSVAYAPLYNLVRFHHDGKSMGNKPFKVNSKMIWQTFDLVMKALKP comes from the coding sequence ATGCGTCCAAGAAATACTGATAAACAAGAGCTGGTTCAACAGAAGGCCATAGAAATGCTGGTAACGGATGGCTTCGAAGGTTTTAGTGTAAATAAGCTGGCAAAAGCCTGCGAAATTTCTGTAGCCACCTTGTATATCTATTACAAAGACAAAGACGACCTGGTTATAAAGATTGCTACAGAGGAAGCTAAGAAAATGGGCGATGCCATGCTGCGTGATTTCAGCCCCGATCTAAGCCTGGAAGATGGACTGCGCATACAATGGCGCAACCGGTACGAATGGTTACTGGAGCAGCCGCATACTTACCGGATGTTTGAACAGTTACGCAATTCCACCTACCAGGAGCGGATAGTCGGCTCCCTCACAACGCCTTTTAAAGAAAGTATGAGCAGCTTTCTGAAAAACGCTATTGACCGTGGCGAGTTACCCAAAATGCCGCTGGAAGTATTCTGGAGTGTGGCTTACGCTCCCTTATACAACCTGGTTCGTTTTCACCACGATGGCAAAAGCATGGGTAATAAACCATTTAAAGTCAATTCCAAAATGATATGGCAAACTTTTGACCTGGTAATGAAAGCATTAAAACCATAA
- a CDS encoding SusD/RagB family nutrient-binding outer membrane lipoprotein, with amino-acid sequence MNIFRILRQAAAAAIFTAVVSSCQKGDLTTNNNVTNNDAVGINPSLFLNHITYAIYKGGGVLESVSGNLTEEPWGVVSHYNQYYLSNYSYYQSINTYNWSNSATHYDMLKYVILMEKQAASLNPTAANTNIYAGLAKFFRAYSFIWLAQRVGDIPMTQAGSSTIEQPEYDSQKTVYVNSLKLLDEANTIIAALIAKNNSANTVVDASGDIFGLTYLQWQKIVNTYKLRVLISLSKRADDNSDMNIKSQFAAIINDPTTYPVLASNSDNMVFKYVSTNAYPIASSTYSLYANIGSTYLNITTANADPRTFKTTTPAPAQITAGKTAADFSAYVGADPNLSISQISENSSAGQYSFANYNYYSKSNLTGSLVEPEILIGYPELCFNIAEAANRGWITADAATWYGKGIDASLSLYGLTEGQSLTVNDKDGNKVGTVTVNISNFKTNVAYKGGEDGLKQILEQKYVAFFQNSGWEAFYNQRRTGYPAFAQGGAGIGTANNKLPRRWQYPLNEKNENAAHCNAAIQSQFGGTDDVMQDTWLTK; translated from the coding sequence ATGAACATATTCAGAATTCTTCGCCAGGCAGCAGCAGCTGCAATTTTTACAGCTGTTGTAAGCAGTTGTCAAAAAGGCGATCTGACCACCAACAATAACGTTACCAATAACGATGCGGTAGGTATCAACCCAAGCCTGTTCCTTAACCACATCACCTACGCTATATATAAAGGTGGTGGTGTACTGGAAAGCGTTAGCGGTAATTTAACCGAAGAGCCCTGGGGCGTAGTATCACACTACAACCAGTACTACCTGTCCAACTATTCTTACTACCAGAGCATCAATACTTATAACTGGTCTAACTCAGCTACCCATTACGACATGCTGAAGTATGTAATATTGATGGAAAAGCAGGCAGCCAGCTTAAACCCTACAGCAGCCAACACAAACATATATGCAGGCCTGGCTAAATTTTTCAGAGCCTATAGTTTCATATGGCTGGCACAGCGTGTGGGAGATATTCCTATGACACAAGCCGGCAGCAGCACTATAGAGCAGCCGGAGTACGACTCGCAAAAAACGGTATATGTAAACAGCCTGAAACTGCTGGACGAAGCCAATACTATTATTGCAGCCCTGATAGCAAAAAACAACAGTGCCAATACAGTGGTAGATGCCAGTGGCGACATCTTTGGTTTAACATACCTCCAATGGCAGAAAATAGTAAACACTTACAAGCTGCGCGTACTGATAAGCCTGAGCAAACGTGCCGATGACAATTCAGATATGAATATCAAAAGCCAGTTTGCAGCTATCATCAATGATCCAACCACTTATCCTGTATTGGCTTCCAACAGCGATAATATGGTGTTCAAGTACGTATCTACCAATGCCTACCCCATAGCATCCAGCACTTACAGCCTATATGCTAATATTGGCAGCACCTATCTCAACATTACCACCGCCAATGCCGATCCGCGCACATTTAAAACAACCACTCCTGCACCGGCCCAAATTACAGCCGGCAAAACAGCTGCTGATTTCTCAGCTTATGTAGGAGCCGATCCCAACCTGTCTATCAGTCAGATATCAGAAAATTCATCAGCTGGTCAGTATTCATTCGCCAACTACAACTATTATAGTAAATCAAACCTTACTGGTTCGCTGGTTGAGCCGGAAATTCTGATTGGCTACCCTGAATTATGCTTTAATATAGCAGAGGCTGCAAACAGGGGCTGGATTACTGCCGATGCCGCCACCTGGTATGGCAAGGGCATTGACGCCTCTTTAAGCTTATATGGCCTTACCGAAGGGCAATCACTTACTGTAAATGACAAAGATGGCAACAAAGTAGGTACTGTTACAGTCAATATAAGCAACTTCAAAACCAATGTTGCTTACAAAGGCGGAGAAGATGGTTTAAAACAAATATTAGAGCAAAAGTATGTCGCCTTCTTCCAGAACTCAGGCTGGGAAGCGTTTTACAATCAGCGCAGAACAGGCTATCCTGCCTTCGCACAAGGTGGTGCAGGTATTGGCACAGCCAATAATAAACTGCCACGCCGCTGGCAATATCCATTAAACGAGAAAAACGAAAACGCTGCACATTGCAATGCAGCTATTCAATCTCAGTTTGGCGGTACCGACGATGTAATGCAAGACACCTGGTTGACTAAATAA
- a CDS encoding SusC/RagA family TonB-linked outer membrane protein yields MKQKLTQTHYSGFLLLLLLALSAVTAFAQTTIKGKVTAANGSPLTGVNVSEKGTSHNAITSADGTYTIAVSKPGAVLSFTYVGYVMQEVKVGTQADISIALQEDNNDMREVVVTAFGIKREDKKIGYAVQSVKGSDLVKARESNPIAGLTGKVAGLSIGTNAEMLGRPNVVLRGNSDVLYVVDGVPVNSDTWNISPDDIETYTILKGPNAAALYGFRGQNGAIVLTTKKGSKDRKGWTIQFNSSQQVEKGFLALATPQKEYGRGTNYLYQYASGYTYGDPTSASFLGKDLLYDNGQRLAIWGPHFDGQLLKQYDSPYDLTTGVRTPTAYKARGTDNLKNFMEAGFLSTNNISASASGDNYDIRMSYSHTYQKGMAPNTKLNMDNLNINTSYKFSPRLSAEANLNYNTQYTPNIPDVSYGPNSYVYEFSVYGSADFDIRDLQNYWKGPQGITNLMQYNNEYGRANNPYFQASKWLHGHYKNDIYGYIKLNYKITDDLNASVRSQVTTWDQTRSESVPASINLNSYLATGWYTFGAYNGDYREDRRNLIENNSDLLLTYNKKLGNNWNLSALAGGSWRSFKYNSTYSTTQNLSVANVFSFQNTKSTPYIYSFRSNMMVYSGYYSVDLGYKNYFTVTTTGRVDNLSTLSKNNSTFFYPSVALSSSISDYVKLPEFISALKVRGSFASVKSGLTQATAPSAYMLIYGKAVGASVTTGGGLLGYGSELYSSYDGPSYANQFSYSTATLYNGQPSINYSTNIANPNLKPATNKSYEGGVDMKLFNNRIGANVTYFMSDNGPQIYQLAAANSTGFQTKSVNGVVTRKTGWEISMNAAPLQSKNGLNWNITVNWATFVEKLKAIYGTEEVLNINGHRYRVGERMDAYYGTGFMRDQQGNILYTKGAGTPLLNPSTSLDDKKFLGNLNPDYSFGINNSFSYKNFTFSFQFDGRVGGKIYDRVYNQMINAGTAAELAGNTAAGQARLKEWQSTNQGAVKPTGYYVGTGKVITSGTPVYSKGVLVNQKDVTLEDNTTATTVQSYFSSGISGGNSIDEYYMISRTFAKLREVTIGYTLPAKMLQSSFIKSASISLVGRNLLYFAARKDFDIDQYSSGYNFSSNSLSGTSSTDLQSPTARRYGININLTF; encoded by the coding sequence ATGAAACAGAAATTGACACAAACCCACTACAGCGGTTTTCTGCTGTTATTGTTACTGGCACTCTCTGCCGTAACTGCATTTGCTCAAACTACCATTAAAGGAAAGGTGACTGCCGCTAATGGCAGCCCACTGACAGGTGTAAACGTATCGGAAAAAGGTACCTCACACAATGCCATTACCAGTGCAGATGGCACTTATACCATTGCAGTAAGCAAACCAGGCGCAGTATTATCATTTACTTATGTAGGTTATGTTATGCAGGAAGTAAAAGTTGGCACCCAGGCCGATATCAGCATTGCCCTGCAGGAAGACAATAACGATATGCGCGAGGTAGTAGTTACCGCCTTTGGCATTAAAAGAGAAGACAAGAAAATTGGTTATGCTGTACAAAGTGTAAAAGGCAGCGACCTGGTAAAAGCCCGCGAAAGTAACCCAATTGCCGGCTTAACCGGTAAAGTAGCAGGTTTATCTATCGGAACCAATGCCGAAATGCTGGGCCGCCCTAACGTTGTATTACGTGGCAACTCAGATGTATTATATGTAGTAGACGGTGTTCCGGTTAACTCCGATACCTGGAACATCAGCCCTGATGATATTGAAACCTACACCATATTAAAAGGCCCTAATGCTGCCGCATTATATGGTTTCCGCGGCCAGAATGGCGCTATCGTACTTACTACCAAAAAAGGCAGCAAGGATAGAAAAGGCTGGACTATTCAGTTCAATAGCTCTCAACAAGTAGAAAAAGGATTCCTCGCCCTGGCTACTCCGCAAAAAGAATACGGCAGAGGCACCAACTACCTTTACCAATATGCCAGCGGTTATACCTATGGCGACCCAACCTCAGCCTCTTTCCTCGGAAAAGACCTGTTATATGACAACGGTCAACGTCTGGCTATCTGGGGTCCGCATTTTGATGGACAGCTTTTAAAGCAGTACGATAGCCCCTACGACCTTACTACCGGTGTAAGAACTCCTACAGCTTATAAAGCACGTGGCACAGATAACCTGAAAAACTTTATGGAGGCCGGCTTCCTGTCTACCAATAACATTTCAGCCTCTGCCAGCGGAGATAACTACGATATCCGGATGTCGTACTCGCATACTTACCAGAAAGGAATGGCTCCCAATACGAAATTAAACATGGACAACCTGAACATCAACACCTCTTATAAGTTCAGCCCCCGTTTAAGTGCCGAAGCCAACCTGAATTATAACACCCAGTACACTCCCAATATTCCCGATGTTTCTTACGGTCCTAACAGCTATGTATACGAATTCAGTGTATATGGATCTGCTGATTTTGATATCCGGGACTTACAAAACTACTGGAAAGGCCCACAGGGTATTACTAACCTCATGCAGTATAACAACGAGTATGGCCGCGCCAACAACCCTTATTTCCAGGCATCTAAATGGTTACACGGACATTATAAAAATGATATCTACGGTTATATCAAGTTGAATTATAAAATTACGGATGATTTAAACGCCAGCGTTCGCTCGCAGGTTACTACCTGGGATCAAACACGTTCAGAAAGCGTTCCTGCCTCTATTAACCTGAATAGTTACCTGGCTACCGGCTGGTATACATTCGGAGCTTATAATGGAGATTACCGCGAAGACCGCCGCAACCTGATTGAAAACAACAGTGACCTGTTATTAACCTACAACAAAAAGCTGGGTAACAACTGGAACCTGTCTGCATTAGCAGGTGGTAGTTGGCGCTCTTTCAAGTATAACTCCACCTATAGCACTACGCAAAACCTGTCTGTTGCCAACGTATTCAGCTTTCAAAACACCAAAAGCACACCTTATATATATAGCTTCCGCTCTAACATGATGGTGTACAGTGGCTACTACTCGGTAGATCTGGGTTACAAAAACTATTTCACCGTTACTACTACTGGCCGTGTGGACAACCTGTCTACACTTTCTAAAAACAACAGTACTTTCTTTTATCCATCTGTAGCATTGAGTTCCTCTATATCTGATTACGTAAAACTGCCTGAATTTATATCGGCTTTAAAAGTACGTGGATCATTTGCTTCTGTTAAAAGCGGTTTAACCCAGGCAACAGCGCCTTCTGCCTATATGCTTATATACGGCAAAGCGGTGGGTGCCAGTGTTACTACAGGCGGCGGTTTATTGGGCTATGGCAGCGAGCTGTATTCCTCATACGATGGACCTTCGTATGCCAACCAGTTTTCTTATTCTACTGCCACCCTGTATAACGGCCAACCTTCTATCAACTACTCAACCAACATAGCCAATCCTAACTTAAAACCTGCCACTAATAAATCTTATGAAGGTGGTGTGGACATGAAGTTGTTCAACAACAGAATAGGCGCTAACGTTACCTATTTTATGAGTGATAACGGTCCACAGATTTACCAGTTAGCTGCTGCCAACTCAACAGGCTTTCAAACCAAAAGCGTTAATGGCGTAGTTACCCGTAAAACAGGATGGGAAATAAGTATGAACGCTGCTCCACTGCAAAGCAAAAACGGACTTAACTGGAACATTACCGTTAACTGGGCCACCTTTGTAGAAAAGCTGAAAGCTATATATGGTACAGAAGAAGTATTAAATATCAACGGACACAGATATCGTGTAGGCGAACGCATGGATGCATACTATGGCACCGGCTTTATGAGAGACCAGCAAGGAAACATCCTGTATACAAAAGGCGCAGGCACTCCTTTATTAAACCCAAGCACTTCACTGGATGACAAAAAATTCCTGGGCAATCTGAATCCTGACTATTCTTTTGGTATCAACAACTCATTCAGCTATAAAAACTTTACGTTCAGCTTCCAGTTTGATGGTCGCGTAGGTGGTAAGATATATGACCGTGTATACAACCAGATGATTAATGCAGGTACTGCTGCTGAATTAGCAGGCAACACCGCTGCAGGTCAGGCACGTTTGAAAGAATGGCAAAGTACTAACCAGGGAGCAGTAAAACCTACCGGTTATTATGTGGGTACCGGCAAAGTGATTACATCAGGTACACCTGTATATTCAAAAGGCGTATTGGTTAACCAGAAAGATGTAACACTGGAAGATAACACAACAGCAACTACTGTTCAAAGCTACTTCTCCAGTGGTATCAGTGGCGGTAACTCTATTGATGAGTACTATATGATCAGCCGCACTTTTGCCAAGCTGCGCGAAGTAACCATTGGCTATACCTTACCGGCTAAAATGTTACAATCCAGCTTCATCAAATCTGCATCCATATCATTAGTAGGTCGTAACCTGTTGTACTTCGCAGCACGTAAAGACTTTGATATAGATCAGTATTCCAGTGGTTATAACTTTTCATCCAACTCCCTGAGCGGCACATCCAGCACCGACTTACAAAGTCCTACCGCACGCCGTTATGGAATTAACATCAATCTTACTTTCTAA
- a CDS encoding helix-turn-helix domain-containing protein, translating to MLNITIISCVLVQTTIAIYLLRISKIENDFEKCLQKLLYVLLGHLSTKFFLLAILHNVDMYSKVTSGFGLCYGPLLLAATRAYLQKPLSRKAMFLHLTPFMIFSFVYIVLIISLLTRFIPLAYIERYNYYYQLLVTLSLFSYPFAIKITLQKQVKDKQHPAQKLLHSVSDVFIAGVFTGMAFCVTGIYQMNIPSFDLRIIPYICFTSIPLFILRYKLQHKFAEPAANFAPLKNNTEEEPEKRYQKSGLDEEMMLGYENTLTTYMQQHQVYLNTELSLEILSQKTCIPKHHLTQLLNDKLHKSFYRFVNEYRIQHATEKLKNQATEVNILSLAYDCGFNSKSSFNNYFKQLTGYTPSAYRKLHETSLPAKA from the coding sequence ATGCTTAACATTACCATTATTAGCTGTGTACTGGTGCAAACAACCATTGCTATATACCTATTGCGCATCAGCAAAATTGAAAACGATTTTGAAAAATGCCTGCAAAAGCTCCTCTATGTTCTGCTGGGCCATCTATCCACTAAATTTTTCCTGCTGGCCATATTGCATAATGTAGACATGTATTCAAAGGTTACTTCCGGCTTTGGCTTATGTTATGGGCCGCTGCTATTAGCCGCCACCCGTGCTTACCTGCAAAAGCCACTCAGCCGCAAAGCCATGTTTTTACACCTCACCCCCTTCATGATATTCAGCTTTGTATATATCGTACTCATTATCAGCTTACTTACCCGGTTTATTCCGCTGGCATACATTGAACGTTATAATTACTATTACCAGCTACTGGTAACCCTTTCCCTTTTCTCCTACCCTTTTGCCATTAAAATAACGCTGCAAAAACAGGTGAAAGACAAACAACATCCTGCACAAAAATTATTGCACAGTGTAAGTGATGTGTTCATTGCAGGCGTATTTACGGGTATGGCATTTTGTGTAACCGGTATTTACCAGATGAACATTCCCTCTTTTGACCTCCGCATTATTCCCTATATCTGCTTCACATCCATTCCACTGTTTATTCTCCGGTATAAGCTGCAACATAAATTCGCAGAGCCGGCAGCAAACTTTGCCCCATTAAAAAATAACACAGAAGAAGAGCCTGAAAAACGTTACCAGAAATCCGGCCTGGACGAAGAAATGATGCTCGGCTATGAAAACACACTCACCACCTATATGCAGCAACACCAGGTTTACCTGAACACCGAACTTTCTCTCGAAATCCTTTCCCAAAAAACCTGCATTCCCAAACATCACCTCACCCAGTTATTAAATGATAAGCTGCATAAAAGCTTTTATCGCTTTGTAAATGAATACCGCATCCAGCATGCTACTGAAAAATTAAAGAACCAGGCCACAGAGGTAAATATCCTTTCATTGGCCTACGACTGCGGTTTTAACTCCAAATCATCCTTTAATAACTACTTCAAACAACTCACCGGCTACACCCCATCTGCCTACCGTAAACTGCACGAAACATCACTTCCTGCAAAGGCATAA
- a CDS encoding phosphatase PAP2 family protein, which translates to MPTFPGIPRAYFNMQQFNTSLFKKALIITTLLGIIVLYSSFSVGKIDLFLLLNTNLGKVIDFIMVVGTYLGDGAMWVPALLLVLYWKRKDSLPLLISSFALSTIFTQVCKYLIIPDAPRPLKALGSSPLLSQVHTVPYVEVHTISSFPSGHTTTAFTLYLVFSLLLTGNWWLFAGLVYALWVAYSRIYLSQHFPLDAGAGMIVATVSVLLSWGIQQWFMNRKKRVAASQ; encoded by the coding sequence TTGCCAACATTCCCGGGCATTCCCCGGGCGTATTTTAACATGCAGCAATTCAATACCAGCCTTTTTAAAAAGGCCCTGATCATTACTACCCTATTAGGCATTATTGTACTGTACAGCTCTTTCTCTGTAGGTAAAATTGATCTTTTCCTGCTGTTAAACACCAACCTTGGTAAAGTAATAGATTTTATAATGGTAGTAGGCACTTACCTGGGCGATGGCGCTATGTGGGTACCTGCATTACTGCTGGTATTATACTGGAAGCGTAAAGACAGTTTACCGTTACTGATATCCTCCTTTGCCCTATCCACCATTTTTACACAGGTTTGCAAATACCTGATCATACCCGATGCGCCCCGTCCGTTAAAAGCGCTGGGTTCAAGTCCCCTGCTTTCCCAGGTACATACGGTGCCATATGTAGAGGTACATACCATATCCAGTTTTCCTTCCGGACATACCACCACAGCCTTTACCCTGTACCTGGTGTTCAGCCTGCTGTTAACCGGTAACTGGTGGCTGTTTGCAGGCCTGGTATATGCACTATGGGTAGCCTATTCCCGTATTTATCTCTCACAACATTTTCCATTAGATGCGGGTGCAGGAATGATAGTAGCCACTGTATCCGTTTTATTATCCTGGGGAATTCAGCAATGGTTTATGAATCGTAAAAAACGGGTAGCCGCTTCACAATAA
- the recN gene encoding DNA repair protein RecN yields MLQSLHIQNYAIIDQLTIGFSHQLNIITGETGAGKSILMGALNLILGGRADTSVLRNNEQKCYAEGTFSVDGKPEVIHFLKANDLEDGKELVLRREITASGKSRAFINDTPVTLQQLKELASMLVDLHQQFDTLELGNAGFQRMVLDAMANQLPLLQQYRQQFHNWQKSATELQQLQEQKAGFHKELDYNRFLYDELEEANFSENELEDIDKELQLLSNAEDIKGVLDRLFFDLKESEQPIVGTLKQMANQLQQYQSYHAQLPSLATRLQSTQIELLDIANEIAGVSEGITSDPQRLSWINERLANGYKLFKKHSVQTTAELLAIQRELQQKLQAVLNIDESIAEKQAATEQLYQQALVIAQQLSAARHQQAPELEQQVNQLLAQIGMPNARLKAAITESALQADGIDVIEFLFDANKSNRFEPVRKVASGGELSRLMLCIKSLVARSIDLPTLIFDEIDTGISGEASKQVGIIMKNLAAQRQVIAITHQPQIAGKADRHFYVYKETFEETVKTNIRILTTEERITAIAQMLGGEKPTAAALENAREMVIN; encoded by the coding sequence ATGTTACAAAGCCTGCATATACAGAACTATGCTATTATTGACCAGTTAACCATTGGTTTTTCTCACCAGTTAAATATTATCACCGGTGAAACAGGTGCTGGTAAAAGTATATTAATGGGTGCCCTTAACCTGATATTGGGTGGACGTGCAGATACTTCTGTATTAAGAAACAACGAACAAAAATGCTACGCAGAAGGCACCTTTAGTGTAGATGGCAAACCGGAGGTGATTCATTTTCTGAAAGCCAACGACCTGGAAGACGGAAAAGAACTGGTGCTGCGCCGCGAAATAACCGCCAGTGGTAAATCAAGAGCGTTTATCAATGACACACCTGTTACCCTGCAACAATTAAAAGAACTGGCTTCTATGCTGGTAGATCTGCATCAGCAGTTTGATACCCTGGAACTGGGTAATGCCGGTTTTCAACGCATGGTACTGGATGCTATGGCCAACCAGTTACCATTATTACAACAATACAGACAACAATTCCATAACTGGCAAAAGTCAGCCACCGAGTTACAGCAATTACAGGAACAAAAAGCAGGCTTTCATAAAGAGCTGGACTATAACCGTTTCCTGTACGACGAACTGGAAGAAGCCAACTTCAGCGAAAACGAACTGGAAGATATTGATAAAGAATTACAGTTACTGTCCAACGCTGAAGACATCAAAGGGGTACTGGACCGTTTATTTTTTGATTTAAAAGAAAGTGAGCAGCCTATTGTTGGTACACTTAAGCAAATGGCCAACCAGTTACAACAATATCAAAGCTACCATGCACAGCTACCATCACTGGCAACCCGCCTGCAAAGCACACAGATTGAGTTACTGGACATTGCCAATGAAATAGCCGGTGTAAGCGAAGGCATCACTTCCGACCCGCAACGTCTTTCCTGGATTAACGAACGCCTGGCCAACGGTTACAAACTGTTTAAAAAACACAGTGTACAAACCACTGCCGAGCTGTTAGCTATACAACGCGAACTACAACAAAAACTGCAGGCTGTTCTCAACATAGATGAATCTATTGCTGAAAAACAAGCAGCTACCGAGCAACTATACCAACAGGCATTAGTGATTGCACAACAATTAAGCGCCGCACGTCACCAGCAGGCTCCCGAACTGGAGCAACAGGTAAATCAACTACTGGCACAAATTGGCATGCCTAATGCCCGCTTAAAAGCGGCGATCACCGAAAGCGCACTACAGGCAGACGGTATTGATGTAATTGAATTTTTATTCGACGCCAACAAAAGCAACCGTTTTGAACCCGTACGCAAAGTGGCCAGTGGTGGTGAATTAAGCCGTTTAATGCTATGTATTAAATCGCTGGTAGCCCGTTCTATTGACTTACCTACCCTCATTTTTGATGAAATTGATACCGGCATCTCAGGTGAAGCCAGTAAGCAGGTTGGCATCATTATGAAAAACCTGGCCGCGCAACGCCAGGTAATTGCTATTACCCACCAGCCACAAATAGCAGGTAAGGCCGACAGACACTTCTACGTGTATAAAGAAACATTTGAAGAAACCGTAAAAACCAACATCCGCATTCTTACTACAGAAGAGCGCATTACTGCCATTGCACAAATGCTGGGAGGTGAAAAACCTACCGCAGCCGCGCTGGAAAATGCCCGCGAAATGGTTATTAATTAA
- a CDS encoding tetratricopeptide repeat protein codes for MMIRTLTVFIAVLLLTTALSNSCKAEKVFDFNATCEKAYADITSLKLASGQQWINEVRKENPDNLVADYLESYIDFFILFFNEDPQEYEVRKPHFSERLDKLAEGPSSSPFYKYSQAVVSLQKATVAIKFGERWSAGWTFKHAFGLIKDNNKAFPNFAPNNLIYGPLEVAAGTIPSGYKWLANLFGMKGSVKDGMQKMRTFLNGSDKWCGIFFNEAAFYYCYLVYYIENKPDDVAQFIIQKKLDVVNNHLFTYLAANLSINNKKTDFGKNIVLNRNQSPEYLATQAWDFELGYAYMRHLDLQEAVSHFEAFQHNFKGKFYVKDVYEKLSWCYYLLGNKQAAEAARQNILKKGSTETDADKKAEKDAKENKWPNSVLLKVRLLNDGGYNKEALALLNGKSSESFTQIEEKLEFAYRVARIYDDVGKDNEAIQAYLAAIKLGSGRTEYYAARAALQIGYIYERQGKKAMAITFFQQCLDMEDHEYKDSLDQRAKAGIARCKGQ; via the coding sequence ATGATGATACGTACGCTAACAGTTTTTATCGCGGTATTACTACTTACAACAGCCCTCAGCAACAGCTGTAAAGCAGAAAAGGTATTTGACTTCAATGCCACCTGCGAGAAAGCTTATGCCGACATCACCAGTTTAAAACTGGCCAGCGGGCAGCAGTGGATCAACGAAGTGAGAAAAGAAAACCCCGATAACCTGGTAGCCGATTACCTGGAAAGCTATATTGATTTTTTTATTCTCTTCTTTAATGAAGATCCCCAGGAATACGAAGTACGTAAACCACACTTTTCCGAACGCCTGGATAAACTGGCCGAAGGCCCCAGCTCTTCCCCCTTTTACAAATACAGCCAGGCTGTAGTATCCCTGCAAAAGGCCACCGTAGCCATCAAGTTTGGCGAACGCTGGAGTGCCGGCTGGACATTCAAACATGCATTCGGGCTAATCAAAGACAACAACAAGGCCTTTCCCAATTTTGCCCCTAACAATCTTATTTACGGCCCGCTGGAAGTTGCGGCAGGCACCATACCCAGTGGCTACAAATGGCTGGCAAACCTGTTTGGTATGAAAGGCTCCGTAAAAGATGGTATGCAAAAAATGCGCACCTTCCTCAACGGCTCTGATAAATGGTGTGGTATTTTCTTCAATGAAGCCGCCTTTTATTACTGCTACCTGGTGTACTACATCGAAAACAAACCAGACGATGTAGCTCAGTTCATTATACAAAAGAAGCTGGACGTAGTAAACAACCACCTTTTTACCTACCTGGCCGCCAACCTCAGCATCAACAATAAAAAAACGGACTTCGGCAAAAACATCGTGCTTAACCGTAATCAGTCGCCCGAATACCTGGCCACCCAGGCCTGGGATTTTGAACTGGGCTATGCTTACATGCGCCACCTCGATTTGCAGGAAGCCGTATCGCATTTCGAAGCTTTTCAACACAACTTTAAAGGCAAGTTCTATGTAAAAGATGTGTACGAAAAACTCAGCTGGTGCTACTACCTGCTGGGCAATAAGCAAGCCGCCGAAGCAGCACGTCAGAACATATTGAAAAAAGGCAGTACAGAAACGGATGCGGATAAAAAAGCTGAGAAAGACGCCAAAGAAAACAAATGGCCTAACTCCGTGCTACTGAAAGTGCGGCTATTAAACGATGGCGGTTATAATAAAGAAGCCCTGGCATTACTCAACGGTAAGTCATCGGAAAGCTTTACGCAGATAGAAGAAAAGCTGGAATTCGCCTACCGTGTTGCCCGTATTTACGATGATGTAGGTAAAGACAACGAGGCTATACAGGCTTACCTGGCAGCCATTAAACTGGGCAGTGGCCGTACAGAATATTATGCAGCCCGCGCCGCCCTGCAAATAGGTTATATTTACGAACGCCAGGGTAAAAAAGCAATGGCCATCACTTTTTTCCAGCAATGCCTTGATATGGAAGATCATGAGTACAAAGACTCACTCGACCAGCGCGCCAAAGCAGGTATTGCACGTTGTAAAGGACAATAA